In Zingiber officinale cultivar Zhangliang chromosome 6A, Zo_v1.1, whole genome shotgun sequence, a single genomic region encodes these proteins:
- the LOC121997912 gene encoding DNA ligase 1-like, whose product MSRCFPFPPPGYEKRTRSDHLDSLAEEKRKEKQRKKEKKEKKEGKEKKEKHRSKEKHKEKKDRKEKHKDKKKKDKDKDKSRAQNDRANKESQSSHRDVLGECSHKPEEIDHSKVKEELDRRIKGEQKVATNRKVECPIQKSVGSLGVATFSSSMVPPQRQVDCLEKPADKFNNSTHRKNEVSASTIQKERSTSGKLAQKLPSAGQRGNGGAPLPMESSAGYLHRKFEGLPSATSTEIDSRKSNKVPFHSGSSVQRTINGMGQSVQSLSAPKNINSTSLPIKMEGGADASKSIARSHMFAKKVDGINRPVEKDADNKSEEEKAKNKEREAGINGEEKYKNRDHDKKIKDKDKHKDREKEKAKVKQKVEQLKEQKEPGEDRKKSQLDILRLKSLGPQTDNSKNNVIDENIKKRKEADKNGFLDDTNLRPNKVQRANFSTHLHEQNGRTLGSSYIAHTSLKPEAAGNKLPTNAVGQKEHTMNGISEAKPSSAGLMHSVAAETDINRKVHASPHPDFVYLEQLYSIPKVDEYPEYDDQEWLLRSHHAQKSKSKLDACEIPQVWSEAMRIESVDTVALPYVVPF is encoded by the exons ATGTCTCGCTGTTTTCCATTTCCTCCACCAGGATATGAAAAGAGGACAAGGAGTGACCACTTAGACTCACTAGCCGAG GAGAAACGCAAAGAGAAGCAgcggaagaaggagaagaaagaaaagaaagaaggtaAAGAGAAAAAGGAGAAACATCGaagtaaagaaaaacacaaggagaagaaagaccgaaaagaaaaacacaaagacaagaagaaaaaGGATAAAGACAAGGATAAAAGTAGGGCACAGAATGATAGGGCCAACAAAGAGAGTCAGTCTTCCCACAGAGATGTGCTTGGAGAGTGCAGCCATAAGCCCGAGGAGATTGAtcattctaaggttaaggagGAGTTGGACAGGAGGATCAAGGGTGAGCAAAAGGTGGCAACAAACAGAAAGGTTGAGTGCCCAATTCAAAAAAGTGTTGGCAGCTTGGGTGTTGCAACATTTTCATCCTCCATGGTTCCTCCACAAAGGCAGGTTGATTGCTTGGAAAAGCCAGCTGACAAATTCAATAATTCGACTCACAGAAAAAATGAGGTGTCTGCAAGTACCATACAAAAGGAAAGAAGTACAAGTGGTAAGTTGGCACAGAAGCTTCCTAGTGCTGGACAAAGAGGAAATGGTGGCGCGCCACTGCCAATGGAAAGTTCAGCAGGTTATCTTCATAGAAAATTTGAAGGCCTGCCCTCTGCAACTTCTACGGAGATTGATAGTCGCAAGAGTAATAAAGTTCCCTTTCATTCGGGTAGTTCTGTGCAAAGAACAATCAATGGAATGGGGCAATCAGTCCAAAGCCTTTCTGCTCCCAAAAATATCAACTCAACTAGCCTTCCCATTAAGATGGAAGGCGGAGCAGATGCTAGCAAAAGTATTGCAAGGAGCCATATGTTTGCAAAAAAAGTTGATGGAATCAATCGACCAGTGGAGAAAGATGCAGATAACAAGAGTGAGGAAGAGAAAGCAAAGAACAAAGAAAGAGAAGCTGGTATTAATGGAGAAGAGAAATACAAGAACAGGGATCATGATAAGAAGATCAAGGATAAAGACAAACATAAGGACAGAGAAAAAGAAAAGGCAAAAGTAAAACAGAAAGTTGAACAACTTAAGGAACAAAAAGAACCTGGAGAAGACAGAAAGAAGAGTCAGCTGGATATCCTCAGACTAAAGTCTTTAGGTCCTCAAACAGATAATTCAAAGAATAACGTTATTGATGAGAATatcaagaagaggaaggaagctgATAAAAATGGCTTTCTTGATG ACACTAATTTGCGGCCTAACAAGGTTCAAAGAGCAAACTTTTCCACCCACCTTCATGAACAAAATGGGAGGACACTTGGGTCATCCTATATTGCTCATACTTCATTAAAACCTGAAGCCGCAGGTAATAAACTACCTACAAATGCAGTGGGTCAAAAGGAACATACGATGAATGGCATATCTGAAGCTAAGCCATCCTCAGCTGGCTTGATGCACTCAGTTGCTGCAGAAACAGATATAAACAGAAAAGTTCATGCAAGTCCTCACCCTGATTTTGTATATCTCGAGCAACTGTACTCGATACCTAAAGTGGATGAATACCCCGAGTATGATGACCAAGAGTGGCTTCTTAGGAGCCATCACGCTCAGAAGTCAAAGTCAAAGCTTGACGCCTGCGAAATTCCCCAGGTTTGGTCAGAAGCAATGAGAATTGAATCAGTGGATACTGTTGCTTTGCCTTATGTTGTTCCTTTTTGA